In Sulfuritortus calidifontis, the sequence GCCCGCCGCGCCAGTCTCGATCTGCTGCAGGCCGCGCGCCGCGAATTGACGCTGCCGATCTGCGCCATCGGCGGCATCGACTTGGGCAACGCCGGTCCGCTGGTTGCGGCCGGCGCCGACATGCTGGCGGTGATCAGCGCCCTGTACGAGGCGAGCGACCCCAGGGCCATCGCCGAACGATTTGCATCGCTGTTTGCCCTCTCTCCTAACTCTCTCCCAGGAGGGAGAGAGGGACGCAGTGTCGCTACGCGACGTTAACCTTTACGAGGACCGACATGACTTCCCGCAACGACACCCTGTTCGAGCAATCGCAGAAACACATCCCCGGCGGGGTGAACTCGCCGGTGCGCGCCTTCCGCTCGGTCGGCGGCACGCCCCGTTTCTTCGTCCGCGGCGAGGGCCCGCGGGTATGGGACGCCGACGGCAAGAGCTACCTCGACTACGTCGGCTCCTGGGGCCCGCTGATCCTCGGCCACGCCCACCCCGACGTGGTGCGTGCGGTGCAGGAGACCGCCGCCCGCGGCCTCTCTTTCGGCGCCCCGACCGAACTGGAACTGGAGATGGCCGACCTCCTGGTCAAGCTGGTGCCGAGCATGGAGAAGGTGCGCCTGGTCTCCTCCGGCACCGAGGCAACCATGAGCGCCATCCGCCTGGCGCGCGGCTTCACCGGCCGCAGCAAGCTGATCAAGTTCGAGGGCTGTTATCACGGCCACGCCGACAGTCTGCTGGTCAAGGCCGGTTCCGGCGCGCTCACCTTCGGCCAGCCCAGTTCCGCCGGCGTGCCGCCGGAGGTGACTGCCCACACCCTGGTGCTCGACTACAACGACATCGACCAGGTGAACCGCGTGTTCGCCGCGCAGGGCAAGGACATCGCCTGCGTCATCGTCGAGGCGGTGGCCGGCAACATGAACCTGATCGCGCCCAAGCCCGGCTTCCTCGATTGCTTACGCGAGAACTGCACGAAGCACGGCGCCGTGTTGATCTTCGACGAGGTGATGACCGGCTTCCGCGTCGGCCTCACCAGCGCCCAGGGCCTGTACAACATCCAGCCCGACCTCACCACCCTGGGCAAGGTCATCGGCGGCGGCATGCCGGTGGGTTCATTTGGGGGTAGAGCCGAGATCATGGACAAGCTGGCCCCGCTGGGGCCGGTCTATCAGGCCGGCACCTTGTCCGGCAACCCGGTCGCCGTGGCGGCCGGCCTGGCCACGCTGAAGGCGGTGTCGACGCCCGGCTTCTACGAGGCGCTCGCAGCAAAAACCAAGGCCCTGGTCGACGGCCTTGCCGCGGCCGCGAAAGAGGCCGGCGTGCTGTTCTCGGCCCAGAGCGTGGGCGGCATGTTCGGCCTGTATTTCGCGGCCAAACCGCCGACCAGCTATGCCGAGGTCATGGCCTGCGACAAGGAGGCGTTCAACCGCTTCTTCCACCTGATGCTGGTCGAGGGCATCTATCTCGCCCCGTCCGCCTTCGAGGCCGGCTTCGTCTCCGCCGCCCACGGCGACGCCGACATCGCCGCGACCATCGCGGCCGCGCAGAAGGCCTTCGCCAAACTGGCCCCGTAAAGCGAGCAGGCATGGACGACGAACTCTCTCCGGAGGACCTGCTGCGCCTGAACGTCTTGATGGCGCAGGACCTGAAGGCCGTGCGCCTGGACGAAGGCGGCCTGACCCTGCACGCCCTCACCCCCCAAGGCGAGGCCTCGATGCCGCTGCACCCGACCTGCCGGGAAGACCGTTATCTCCGCCTGGTGCGCGAGTTCCTGTCCGGCCACGCCCTGGGCTCGCCCGGCGGCTACCCGGTGCATCTCACCCGCTGGACGCGGCACGGCCAGTTAGCGAGCCCCGACCTGGGCAAGCTTCTGCTCACCGGCGAACCGGAGGCGGTAACCGCCGTGGTCTACGCCCCGGGCCTGACCGACGAGATCGCCGAATACGCCTGGTGGGCCATGCCCTCGATCGAGAACGCCCGGCTCATGCTGCGCCGGGAGGCGGTGGCCCGGGGCCGGATGGGCAAGGTGCTGGCCGATTTCCTGATCGAGCACCTGCCCTTCCTGCAGGACGAGCACCTGGCGATCATCGACACCGTCGCCGTGCTGCTGGCCTCGGGCGCGGTCGACGAGGCCGGCCGCGAGGCCATCTGGAAGCGGGGCAGGCGGGCCAACAGCCACTATGTCGCCTTCCTGGAGATGGCGCCGGACAATCTGCCCTCGCCGCGCCCGGCCCGGGCCGACCTCGAACGCTGGCAGGCCCCGTTGACCCAGCTGAAGGAGGCGGGCAACGCCTGCGCCGGCCTGCTGTTGCAGGTGCTGTCCGGTCAGGGCCAGACCTTCCTCGCCACCTTCGGCGAGATCTTCGAGCGGCCGGAAACCCAGGAGGTGGTCAGTCGCAGCCTGAACGCGATCGGTCGGCGCTTCGCCGCCGGGCCGGAGATCGAGCCGGCCGCGCAGGCGCTGGCCGCCGCCCTGCCGGAACTGGCCGACGATGCCGCCGCGGTGGCCGCCCTGGGGCGCGTCAGCGAAGCGCTGACCGCCCCGGTGTTCGCCCGCTCCACCGCCATCGGCTCCCTGATGCGGCGCAAGATCGAGCCCCTGCTTACCCCCCTGCTGCGGCAGGTTCAGACCCTGCTCACGGCCAAGCCCTGAAGCCATGAAAAAGGCCGCCCGCGGGCGGCCTTTTTCGATTGGCGCCGAAAATGCTCAGCGCAGGCCGGAGATGTACTCGGCCACGGCACGCATTTCCTGGTCGGTCATCTTCTTGGCGATGGTCTGCATCATCTTGCCGCCGTCGTTGGCGCGATCGCCGGTGCGGAAGTTCTTCAGCTGGGCGACGACGTACTTGGCATGCTGGCCGGCCAGACGGGGGAACTGGACCGGGATGCCGGCACCGGCCGGGCCGTGGCAGGAGGCGCAGGCAGGCACGCCGCTGCCGGCATTGCCGCCCTTGTAGAGCTTCTGGCCTTCGGCGACCAGGGCCGGGTCCTTGGCCGGCTTGGCCTTGGGCAGCTGAGCCGCGAAATAGGCGCCCAGGTTGACCATGTCCTCGGCGGACAGCTTGGCCACGTTCGGGGCCATGGTGGCATTGCGGCGGGCACCGGACTTGAATTCGTTCAGCTGCTTGGTGATGTACTCGGGATGCTGGCCGGCCAGGTTGGGGTAGGTCGGCGAGGTGCTGTTGCCGTCGGTGCCGTGGCAGGCGCCGCAGATATCGTTGACGATCTTCTGGGCCTTGGCGGCGTCACCCTTGGCGACAGCGGGGGCGGCAGGCTCGGCAGCAACCGCGGCGGCGGCGACGAACAACAGACCGGTAAGCAGAACGGCTTGTTTTTTCATTTTTTGACAGGCTCCTGGACCTTAGACACGCAATTGGTAAAACCGCCGCATTTTAGCGGCCTTTTTGCTAACATGCCAGTTTTGCGGCCGGCCCCAACGTGTTAAACGCCAGCTTCCAGATCACCGTCGCCGAACTCGCCCAGCTTCCGCCGGA encodes:
- the hemL gene encoding glutamate-1-semialdehyde 2,1-aminomutase, with product MTSRNDTLFEQSQKHIPGGVNSPVRAFRSVGGTPRFFVRGEGPRVWDADGKSYLDYVGSWGPLILGHAHPDVVRAVQETAARGLSFGAPTELELEMADLLVKLVPSMEKVRLVSSGTEATMSAIRLARGFTGRSKLIKFEGCYHGHADSLLVKAGSGALTFGQPSSAGVPPEVTAHTLVLDYNDIDQVNRVFAAQGKDIACVIVEAVAGNMNLIAPKPGFLDCLRENCTKHGAVLIFDEVMTGFRVGLTSAQGLYNIQPDLTTLGKVIGGGMPVGSFGGRAEIMDKLAPLGPVYQAGTLSGNPVAVAAGLATLKAVSTPGFYEALAAKTKALVDGLAAAAKEAGVLFSAQSVGGMFGLYFAAKPPTSYAEVMACDKEAFNRFFHLMLVEGIYLAPSAFEAGFVSAAHGDADIAATIAAAQKAFAKLAP
- a CDS encoding c-type cytochrome, with protein sequence MKKQAVLLTGLLFVAAAAVAAEPAAPAVAKGDAAKAQKIVNDICGACHGTDGNSTSPTYPNLAGQHPEYITKQLNEFKSGARRNATMAPNVAKLSAEDMVNLGAYFAAQLPKAKPAKDPALVAEGQKLYKGGNAGSGVPACASCHGPAGAGIPVQFPRLAGQHAKYVVAQLKNFRTGDRANDGGKMMQTIAKKMTDQEMRAVAEYISGLR